The Monomorium pharaonis isolate MP-MQ-018 chromosome 5, ASM1337386v2, whole genome shotgun sequence genome includes a window with the following:
- the LOC105828986 gene encoding caveolin-3 isoform X1 produces MLARFRNSFRCGMPKCPTIRIPGMEKPESSAGGESAGELEDRDPNSLNQHLQVMWDDVIGEPEGIRSPECAWRLSGHCFRLSRGCCYVFLSVLVAPLLALLFGFMFACLAFQHIWCLAPCLRVWKITCAAMRNFLAAVTQAVVRPVMEGLGYLCYNIRVFNQRLPDGPMQKEDLLVV; encoded by the exons ATGCTGGCGAGATTCAGGAACAGCTTCCGCTGCGGCATGCCCAAATGCCCGACTATCCGTATTCCAGGGATGGAGAAGCCGGAGTCCTCCGCGGGGGGCGAGAGCGCCGGGGAGCTCGAGGATCGGGACCCCAACAGCCTGAATCAACACCTTCAG GTGATGTGGGACGACGTGATCGGCGAGCCGGAAGGGATCCGGAGTCCCGAGTGCGCCTGGCGGCTCAGCGGCCATTGCTTCCGGCTCTCCAGGGGATGCTGCTACGTATTCCTCTCCGTCCTCGTGGCGCCTCTGCTCGCCCTACTGTTCGGCTTCATGTTCGCCTGCCTCGCGTTTCAG CATATATGGTGTCTCGCGCCGTGTCTGCGCGTGTGGAAGATCACGTGCGCGGCGATGCGAAATTTCCTGGCGGCGGTGACGCAGGCGGTCGTACGGCCGGTCATGGAGGGGCTGGGCTATCTCTGTTACAATATCCGTGTATTCAATCAGAGGTTACCGGACGGGCCTATGCAGAAGGAGGACCTGCTGGTCGTGTGA
- the LOC105828986 gene encoding caveolin-3 isoform X2 — protein MEKPESSAGGESAGELEDRDPNSLNQHLQVMWDDVIGEPEGIRSPECAWRLSGHCFRLSRGCCYVFLSVLVAPLLALLFGFMFACLAFQHIWCLAPCLRVWKITCAAMRNFLAAVTQAVVRPVMEGLGYLCYNIRVFNQRLPDGPMQKEDLLVV, from the exons ATGGAGAAGCCGGAGTCCTCCGCGGGGGGCGAGAGCGCCGGGGAGCTCGAGGATCGGGACCCCAACAGCCTGAATCAACACCTTCAG GTGATGTGGGACGACGTGATCGGCGAGCCGGAAGGGATCCGGAGTCCCGAGTGCGCCTGGCGGCTCAGCGGCCATTGCTTCCGGCTCTCCAGGGGATGCTGCTACGTATTCCTCTCCGTCCTCGTGGCGCCTCTGCTCGCCCTACTGTTCGGCTTCATGTTCGCCTGCCTCGCGTTTCAG CATATATGGTGTCTCGCGCCGTGTCTGCGCGTGTGGAAGATCACGTGCGCGGCGATGCGAAATTTCCTGGCGGCGGTGACGCAGGCGGTCGTACGGCCGGTCATGGAGGGGCTGGGCTATCTCTGTTACAATATCCGTGTATTCAATCAGAGGTTACCGGACGGGCCTATGCAGAAGGAGGACCTGCTGGTCGTGTGA
- the LOC114254525 gene encoding uncharacterized protein LOC114254525 isoform X2 — translation MEQTNDKTRSQYRQKARTESSSSSSLSWSDSSIDSSFYLKSCHCEEEACSNCNYKICTSILKRRRNKKVHVRKKRHRKQFIFSSSSCKKNEQSLKIVKKFKNEVSNNYCPYSSDNCDCSSGCTDCDYALHTYTIKNKSKLKSKIKKPRVGSKRNWKCAKLFRASKVLKKKKKAESLKRKPSESCYAESSSSYNSKSGDIKYDSEQRTIKKRTLKIKAKTSVRNSKNLKTWKIVRTWKLLDSKKVSNKATKVFKIDIMKNWFPDSSNSDDYYSTDCGKYNTTKRKQLVNNFERATASMNLSVGMNLLSE, via the exons atggaacaaaCAAACGACAAGACAAGATCGCAATATCGTCAGAAAGCTAGAACCGAGAGTTCGTCGAGTTCCTCGTTGTCCTGGTCTGATTCATCAATCGACTCGTCTTTTTATCTCAAATCTTGTCACTGCGAAGAGGAGGCCTGCTCGAATTGTAACtacaaaatatgtacaagTATACTTAAGCGAAGGAGAAACAAGAAAGTTCACGTGAGAAAAAAGAGACATCGGAAGCAATTCATCTTTTCATCTTCTTCATGTAAAAAGAATGAGCAATCGCTTAAAATCGTGAAGAAATTCAAAA ACGAAGTTTCAAACAACTACTGTCCATATTCCTCAGACAATTGCGACTGCAGTTCGGGCTGCACGGATTGCGACTACGCGCTCCATACGTATACAATTAAGAACAAGAGCAAGTTGAAAAGTAAAATCAAGAAACCGCGTGTAGGATCTAAGAGAAATTGGAAATgcgcaaaattatttagagcttcaaaagttttgaaaaagaagaaaaaggcgGAATCTCTTAAAA GAAAACCATCAGAGAGTTGCTATGCCGAGTCTTCTAGCAGTTACAATTCCAAGTCGGgcgatataaaatatgattccGAACAACGTACAATTAAGAAGCGAACGCTAAAAATCAAAGCAAAGACATCGGtaagaaattcaaaaaatttaaaaacatggaaaattgtaagaaCTTGGAAATTACTCGATAGTAAGAAAGTTTCAAACAAAGcaacaaaagtttttaaaa TAGACATCATGAAAAATTGGTTCCCTGATTCATCTAATAGCGACGATTATTATTCAACCGATTGTGGAAAGTACAATActacaaaaagaaaacaattggTAAACAACTTTGAAAGAGCAACAGCGTCAATGAATTTGAGTGTTGGAATGAATTTGTTGTCAGAATAA
- the LOC114254525 gene encoding uncharacterized protein LOC114254525 isoform X4: MEQTNDKTRSQYRQKARTESSSSSSLSWSDSSIDSSFYLKSCHCEEEACSNCNYKICTSILKRRRNKKVHVRKKRHRKQFIFSSSSCKKNEQSLKIVKKFKRKPSESCYAESSSSYNSKSGDIKYDSEQRTIKKRTLKIKAKTSVRNSKNLKTWKIVRTWKLLDSKKVSNKATKVFKIDIMKNWFPDSSNSDDYYSTDCGKYNTTKRKQLVNNFERATASMNLSVGMNLLSE; the protein is encoded by the exons atggaacaaaCAAACGACAAGACAAGATCGCAATATCGTCAGAAAGCTAGAACCGAGAGTTCGTCGAGTTCCTCGTTGTCCTGGTCTGATTCATCAATCGACTCGTCTTTTTATCTCAAATCTTGTCACTGCGAAGAGGAGGCCTGCTCGAATTGTAACtacaaaatatgtacaagTATACTTAAGCGAAGGAGAAACAAGAAAGTTCACGTGAGAAAAAAGAGACATCGGAAGCAATTCATCTTTTCATCTTCTTCATGTAAAAAGAATGAGCAATCGCTTAAAATCGTGAAGAAATTCAAAA GAAAACCATCAGAGAGTTGCTATGCCGAGTCTTCTAGCAGTTACAATTCCAAGTCGGgcgatataaaatatgattccGAACAACGTACAATTAAGAAGCGAACGCTAAAAATCAAAGCAAAGACATCGGtaagaaattcaaaaaatttaaaaacatggaaaattgtaagaaCTTGGAAATTACTCGATAGTAAGAAAGTTTCAAACAAAGcaacaaaagtttttaaaa TAGACATCATGAAAAATTGGTTCCCTGATTCATCTAATAGCGACGATTATTATTCAACCGATTGTGGAAAGTACAATActacaaaaagaaaacaattggTAAACAACTTTGAAAGAGCAACAGCGTCAATGAATTTGAGTGTTGGAATGAATTTGTTGTCAGAATAA
- the LOC114254525 gene encoding uncharacterized protein LOC114254525 isoform X1, which yields MEQTNDKTRSQYRQKARTESSSSSSLSWSDSSIDSSFYLKSCHCEEEACSNCNYKICTSILKRRRNKKVHVRKKRHRKQFIFSSSSCKKNEQSLKIVKKFKNLFLTDEVSNNYCPYSSDNCDCSSGCTDCDYALHTYTIKNKSKLKSKIKKPRVGSKRNWKCAKLFRASKVLKKKKKAESLKRKPSESCYAESSSSYNSKSGDIKYDSEQRTIKKRTLKIKAKTSVRNSKNLKTWKIVRTWKLLDSKKVSNKATKVFKIDIMKNWFPDSSNSDDYYSTDCGKYNTTKRKQLVNNFERATASMNLSVGMNLLSE from the exons atggaacaaaCAAACGACAAGACAAGATCGCAATATCGTCAGAAAGCTAGAACCGAGAGTTCGTCGAGTTCCTCGTTGTCCTGGTCTGATTCATCAATCGACTCGTCTTTTTATCTCAAATCTTGTCACTGCGAAGAGGAGGCCTGCTCGAATTGTAACtacaaaatatgtacaagTATACTTAAGCGAAGGAGAAACAAGAAAGTTCACGTGAGAAAAAAGAGACATCGGAAGCAATTCATCTTTTCATCTTCTTCATGTAAAAAGAATGAGCAATCGCTTAAAATCGTGAAGAAATTCAAAA ATTTATTCCTAACAGACGAAGTTTCAAACAACTACTGTCCATATTCCTCAGACAATTGCGACTGCAGTTCGGGCTGCACGGATTGCGACTACGCGCTCCATACGTATACAATTAAGAACAAGAGCAAGTTGAAAAGTAAAATCAAGAAACCGCGTGTAGGATCTAAGAGAAATTGGAAATgcgcaaaattatttagagcttcaaaagttttgaaaaagaagaaaaaggcgGAATCTCTTAAAA GAAAACCATCAGAGAGTTGCTATGCCGAGTCTTCTAGCAGTTACAATTCCAAGTCGGgcgatataaaatatgattccGAACAACGTACAATTAAGAAGCGAACGCTAAAAATCAAAGCAAAGACATCGGtaagaaattcaaaaaatttaaaaacatggaaaattgtaagaaCTTGGAAATTACTCGATAGTAAGAAAGTTTCAAACAAAGcaacaaaagtttttaaaa TAGACATCATGAAAAATTGGTTCCCTGATTCATCTAATAGCGACGATTATTATTCAACCGATTGTGGAAAGTACAATActacaaaaagaaaacaattggTAAACAACTTTGAAAGAGCAACAGCGTCAATGAATTTGAGTGTTGGAATGAATTTGTTGTCAGAATAA
- the LOC114254525 gene encoding uncharacterized protein LOC114254525 isoform X3, with protein sequence MEQTNDKTRSQYRQKARTESSSSSSLSWSDSSIDSSFYLKSCHCEEEACSNYEVSNNYCPYSSDNCDCSSGCTDCDYALHTYTIKNKSKLKSKIKKPRVGSKRNWKCAKLFRASKVLKKKKKAESLKRKPSESCYAESSSSYNSKSGDIKYDSEQRTIKKRTLKIKAKTSVRNSKNLKTWKIVRTWKLLDSKKVSNKATKVFKIDIMKNWFPDSSNSDDYYSTDCGKYNTTKRKQLVNNFERATASMNLSVGMNLLSE encoded by the exons atggaacaaaCAAACGACAAGACAAGATCGCAATATCGTCAGAAAGCTAGAACCGAGAGTTCGTCGAGTTCCTCGTTGTCCTGGTCTGATTCATCAATCGACTCGTCTTTTTATCTCAAATCTTGTCACTGCGAAGAGGAGGCCTGCTCGAATT ACGAAGTTTCAAACAACTACTGTCCATATTCCTCAGACAATTGCGACTGCAGTTCGGGCTGCACGGATTGCGACTACGCGCTCCATACGTATACAATTAAGAACAAGAGCAAGTTGAAAAGTAAAATCAAGAAACCGCGTGTAGGATCTAAGAGAAATTGGAAATgcgcaaaattatttagagcttcaaaagttttgaaaaagaagaaaaaggcgGAATCTCTTAAAA GAAAACCATCAGAGAGTTGCTATGCCGAGTCTTCTAGCAGTTACAATTCCAAGTCGGgcgatataaaatatgattccGAACAACGTACAATTAAGAAGCGAACGCTAAAAATCAAAGCAAAGACATCGGtaagaaattcaaaaaatttaaaaacatggaaaattgtaagaaCTTGGAAATTACTCGATAGTAAGAAAGTTTCAAACAAAGcaacaaaagtttttaaaa TAGACATCATGAAAAATTGGTTCCCTGATTCATCTAATAGCGACGATTATTATTCAACCGATTGTGGAAAGTACAATActacaaaaagaaaacaattggTAAACAACTTTGAAAGAGCAACAGCGTCAATGAATTTGAGTGTTGGAATGAATTTGTTGTCAGAATAA